The Stackebrandtia nassauensis DSM 44728 genome includes the window AACGCGCACTATCCAAACTCGAGCAAGTGCTCCCCCACCGACTGCGGCGCCAAGTATCCGCGCTCACCGAGGCGGTATCGGTGGGCCCGGACGACACCGGAACCCCCGCCCCACCCCCGGACGTGGACGCGGCAGTCCTGTCACAGATCGCGGCGGCGATCCGCGACAGCCACCTGCTGCGCTTCGACTACACCGCCCCCGACCGTCCCGACGACACCCCCCGCCGCAACGACGCCTCGGCCCCCTTCGCGGACTGGCCGGTACTGGTCGAGCCCTACCGGCTCATCAGCTGGGAACAGCACTGGTACCTCGTCGCGCGCGGTCCCGAAACCGGCGACTGGCACACCTACCGCGTCGACTGGGCCACGCCGCGCATGCCGACCGGAGAACGCTTCGACCCGGTACCGTTCCCCGGCGGCGACTACACCGCCTTCGTCCTGCGCGACGTCGCCCTAGCCGGATGGAAGGTGCACGCACGCATCACCGTCGCCGCCCCGGCCGAAGACGTGCTGGCGCGCATCAACCCGGCCGTCGGCGTGGTCGAAGCCATCGACACCACCACCTCGGTCCTGGTCACCGGCGCCGACAACCTCTCGATCATCGCCGTCTACATCGGCATGCTGGAACTGGACTTCCAGGTCACCGAACCACCCGAACTGGTCGAACACGTCCGCACCCTCGGCGAACGCTACCGCCGCGCCGTCTCCCCCTGAGAAGACACCGACTTCATGCTGGCGGCAATCCCCGCAGCACCCGCCGTCAGAATGGCGAAGATAGTCGCCACTCCCACAGCGATGCCGTTGGCCTTGTCGAACCCGAAGATCCACTCCAACTGCTCACCGATGGAAACGCCCCACAACACCGGCGCCAACACGGTATTGGCCACCGCATAGAACAAGCAAAGCCCAAACAACGTCCACGCGCCAGCAATCCTGCGAGCGAACGTGAACCCCGCCGCGACCAACAACGTACCGGCGCCAACGGCACCACCGAGCACGTTCACCAACACCATGCTGGTCAACCCACCGGTCATCCCGGCATCAAGATAGAAGATGTCCTGAAGCGCGAACCACCCGATCGCGCACCCGGTGACCAGCGCGAGAACGCCCGCGATCCTCGCCGCAACGGCATTGGCCCGCAGCTCCATCCACACCTCTCACGTGTTCCGGCGACACGAACTGCCGCCCCTCATGACCCGCGCTCATCGTAGCCAAACCATCTGTCGCCCCGCCTGGTCCGAAATGCTCGATAATATCCAATTCGTCCGTTTGCGTCCGCATGGTTTGATGGCCCCATCAACAGGGTGTAAACAATCGCTGAGAGGACGTCCAGTGAATGACTTGGAGTCAACTGACGGTGGCCACGGTTCAGGCGACACGAGCTCTGGGCTCAAGAAGTTGGCCAAGGACCTTCAGCGAGCCGCAACGGACAACACCATCGAAAGCAAGCAAACCGAAACGACGTTCTACTTCATTCTCGACGATTCGTCAGGCATGGATATCACCGGAGCAAAGAGACGACCTGACGGAACGTATGAGAACGGTCTTCAGGGTGAGACGTTCATATACGTCCCGAGAGACTCGCAGGCTTGGAAAGACGTCCATGACTCGTATCAACCGATAA containing:
- a CDS encoding helix-turn-helix transcriptional regulator, coding for MIETSSRLLALLALLQSRPHWSGSQLAERLDVTGRTIRNDIDRLRELGYPVDAVRGAGGYYQLGAGAKLPPLLLDDEEAVAVAIGLRAGRGVTGIQESAERALSKLEQVLPHRLRRQVSALTEAVSVGPDDTGTPAPPPDVDAAVLSQIAAAIRDSHLLRFDYTAPDRPDDTPRRNDASAPFADWPVLVEPYRLISWEQHWYLVARGPETGDWHTYRVDWATPRMPTGERFDPVPFPGGDYTAFVLRDVALAGWKVHARITVAAPAEDVLARINPAVGVVEAIDTTTSVLVTGADNLSIIAVYIGMLELDFQVTEPPELVEHVRTLGERYRRAVSP